DNA from Castellaniella sp. MT123:
GCGCATCCGGGCCGCTGCCGCATCCGCGCACACGGATCCCGCACCCTGGCTCAAAGCGGCGGATCGCAAGGGCACGCTCTTTGCGTCAGGCCTGATCGTCGGCGAAAGCCTGGTGGGCGTGGTGCTGGCGATCATCATCGTGGCCTCGGTCGCCACGGGTGGCAGCGATGCACCGCTGGCCTTGGTGGGTGGAGTCAATTTCGCCCCCGTGGCCACCGTTATCGGGCTGGCCTGCTTTCTCGCCATGTGTCTGGCGTTCATCCGGCGTCTGGTAGCGCGTCAGTGACGGCCGCCGGTCCGCCAGAGGGCGCGTACCGGCCCGCCAAGCGGAATGCGTCAACTACCGTTCTGGCCGGCCAGCCCGCTGACGAACAGATCGGACCATTTCGCCGGCTTGTTCTTGATGGTGCCTGCCCGGGACATGAAGTCCGCGTATTCCATCATGCCATTGGGCGTAGTCGAGAACCGAGTATCCGGATCCGCCAGGATTTTTTCAACCTCGGCCTGAGGCATCTTGATCTTGGAGACGCGCAGGAAGGTTTCGGCGGCACCTTTCTTATCCTTGGCGATGTAGGCGTCGGCCTGGTCCTGGGCTTTCATGAAGGCCCTGATCAGCCTGGGATTCTCGTCCGCGAACTGCTTCAGGGCGTAGATGACGGTCAGCGTGATGTTCCCCAGAACCTGTGTCGAGCTGAAGACGCGCGAGATCTTCGGATCTTCCAGTTCCAGGTACGAGAACGGCGGCGAGGTGAAGTGGGCCGTGATCTCGGTCTTGCCCGAGGTCAGTGCGGCAAGCGCGTCCGGGTGCGGCAGGCTGACGGTGATGGGGTCCAGCTTGGCGTAGTTCTTGATGCCGAATTCCTTGGCGACTGCCATCTGCAGCATCACGGCGGACAGGGACGTCTTGACGCCGGGCAGCGCGATCTTGTCCTTGGTGGTGAAGTCTTTCAACGACTTGACGTTCGGGTTGTTGGTGTTCATCCATAGCGCGGATGTGCCGAGCGCGCCCAGTCCGATGACCTCGGAGCGTGGGATGCCGTGCGCCTTGGACCACAGCGTGATGAATCCCGGAGAGCCCGTGCCGGCGATGTCCAGATTGCCGGCGAGCATCGCGTCGTTGATGACGTTGCCGCCGTCGATGTTCAGCCAATTGATCCGGATGTCGCCCAGGCCGTCGGCCTTGGCCTGCTTTTCGATCAGGTGCTGGTCGCGCATCACCATCAGGGGCAGGTACAGGATCCCGTACCCGTGAGATATCCTGACCGCCGACGCTTCCGCGCGCGCGGCGGTCGGCGCGGAAATCAGGCCGCCGATTGCGCCTGCCAAAGCCATTGCCAGAAAAGTTCTACGTATCATGTCTACTCCTGTTTTGGTATGTTTGTGATGGTTGAGACTGCCGGAATAAAACGGTCGGTTCTGCGCATGGCGCGTTCGGAAATGGGTGTCAGGCCTGCATGCCCCAGCGCCGGATCGTGCGTTTTTCGATGCTGGCGAAGACCACGTTTTCCACGAAAAGGCCGATCAGAATGACGAAGAACAGGCCGGAAAAGACATTCGCGGTTTCCAGCTGATTGCGGTTCTCGAAGATGTACCAGCCCAGCCCGCCCTTGCCGGAGGAGGCTCCGAAGACCAGTTCGGCGGCGATCAGCGTGCGCCAGGCGAATGCCCAGCCCACTTTCAGACCGGTCAGGATGCTGGGGAAGGCGGCGGGAATCAGCACCTTGCGCACCAGCACGAAACCCTTCAGGCCATAGTTCCGGCCCACCATCTTCATCGTGGGCGACACCGCGCGAAAACCGCCGTGCGTGTTCAGCGCCACCGACCACAGGACCGAGTGCACCAGTACGAAGATCAGGCTTCCCTCACCGAGACCGAACCAGATCAGGGCCAGCGGCAGCAGGGCGATCGCCGGCAGGGGGTTGAACATCGAGGTCAGCGTTTCCAGGAAATCCGTGCCGATCTTCGAACTGATTGCCAGGGTGGTCATCAGAATCGCCAGCACGATGCCGGCGGCATACCCCACCACCAGCGTCTGCAGCGAAATGGCTGCACGGCCCAGCAGCTCGCCGCTGGCAATCCCGGAAAAGAAGGCATTCAGGGTGTCGGAAAACGTCGGGAAAAGTAGGGGATTGTTCAGCCAACGGCCATAGATCTCCCAGATCACCGTCAGCGCCAGCAGGATCGCCAGCTTGCGCAGCCAGCCCATGCGGTAGATGCTCTCGAAGGCGGATAGCGGTCTCTGGATTTCGGCCAGCTCGCCGTGCGTGGGGTCGAGGATGATTTCAGGGCGGGCCAGAGTGCTCGTGCTCATGCGGAGGCCTCTTCGTAGGCAAATAACATGTCATTGATTCGGGCTTCGAGCCTTGTCTGGCTTGCCGAGCCCATTTCGTCGCGGGAAATGCTGTTGAGTTCGGCCTTGACCTGGCCCGGGTGCGGCGACAGTAGCAGGATGCGCGTGCCGACCTTGATGGCTTCCTCGATGGAGTGCGTCACGAACATGACGGTAAAGCGCGTGTCGTCCCACAGACGCAGCAGTTCGTCCTGCATTTTCCGGCGGGTCAGCGCATCCAGCGCCGCGAATGGTTCGTCCATCAGCAGCACGTCGGGTTCCATCGCCATCCCGCGCGCGATCGACACGCGCTGCTTCATGCCGCCCGACAGCATGTGTGGATAGCTGTCCTTGAAGGCGCTCAGGCCGACCTTGTCGATGTAGTGGGCTGCGCGTTCTGCCGCCTGCTTGCCGCGCAGGCGGCCGCTGGCTTCCAGCGCGAATTCAACGTTCTGGCGCACCGTCTTCCAGGGCAGCAACTGGTCGAACTCCTGGAATACCATCATCCGGTCTGGACCTGGTTCCCGGATCTCCTGGCCTTTCAGGCGGATAGAGCCCCGAGTGGGCCGGATGTAACCGCCGACCGTCTTGAGCAGCGTGGATTTTCCGCAGCCGGATGGGCCAAGCAGAATGTAGCGGTCGGACGGGTACACCTTGAAGCTGACCTGCTGGGCGGCGGTGATCAGATACTGGTCTGTCTTGTATTGCACCGTGACGTTGTCGATCTCGAGCAACGGCGACGATGAATCGACGGACCCTGCGTCGGCGGCGGCGTCATTCATGATGTCTCCTGTTTCGTTTTAGTCATCGGCTATCATGCTAAGGGTTGAACCTGTGCCGAATCTGACGTTCGGCAAACGATGAAATGCGTATCCTGTTGGTGGAAGATGCTGCCGATGTAGCCGAGGCGATCGTGGCCTGCACACGGCGCATGGGCCACGATACGGATTGGGAATCCAACGGGAAGCGCGCCGCTGAGCGGGTTCTTGCGGACTGCTACGATCTGCTGATCCTGGATGTGATGCTGCCCGATATGGACGGTCTGGCGTTGCTGCAGCGGGTGCGCGGGCGAAAATTGGCGACGCAGGTGCTGATGCTGACTGCTCGGGGCGAAATCGAAGAGCGCGTCGAGGCGCTGGACATGGGGGCCAACGACTACCTGGTCAAACCATTCGATTTTCGCGAACTGGAAGCGCGTGTCCGGGCCTTGCTGCGCCAGGGCAGCGGCACCCCGACCAACCTGCTGAGCTGCGCCAATCTGACGATCGACCGCAAGAGCCGCACAGTCCAGCTGGATGGCCTGGCGTTGGATTTGACCCGCCGTGAGGTCATGTTGCTGGAACTGCTGGTTGCCCGCCCGGGGCGTATCTTCAGCAAGGACGAACTGATCGACCGCCTGTTCGGCATCGATGACAACCCCAATGCCAACACAGTGGAGCAGCATGTCGCGCGGCTGCGCAAGAAACT
Protein-coding regions in this window:
- a CDS encoding ABC transporter ATP-binding protein, whose amino-acid sequence is MNDAAADAGSVDSSSPLLEIDNVTVQYKTDQYLITAAQQVSFKVYPSDRYILLGPSGCGKSTLLKTVGGYIRPTRGSIRLKGQEIREPGPDRMMVFQEFDQLLPWKTVRQNVEFALEASGRLRGKQAAERAAHYIDKVGLSAFKDSYPHMLSGGMKQRVSIARGMAMEPDVLLMDEPFAALDALTRRKMQDELLRLWDDTRFTVMFVTHSIEEAIKVGTRILLLSPHPGQVKAELNSISRDEMGSASQTRLEARINDMLFAYEEASA
- a CDS encoding response regulator transcription factor, with the translated sequence MRILLVEDAADVAEAIVACTRRMGHDTDWESNGKRAAERVLADCYDLLILDVMLPDMDGLALLQRVRGRKLATQVLMLTARGEIEERVEALDMGANDYLVKPFDFRELEARVRALLRQGSGTPTNLLSCANLTIDRKSRTVQLDGLALDLTRREVMLLELLVARPGRIFSKDELIDRLFGIDDNPNANTVEQHVARLRKKLAGARFTIRTLRGLGYQVVVP
- a CDS encoding ABC transporter permease, which produces MSTSTLARPEIILDPTHGELAEIQRPLSAFESIYRMGWLRKLAILLALTVIWEIYGRWLNNPLLFPTFSDTLNAFFSGIASGELLGRAAISLQTLVVGYAAGIVLAILMTTLAISSKIGTDFLETLTSMFNPLPAIALLPLALIWFGLGEGSLIFVLVHSVLWSVALNTHGGFRAVSPTMKMVGRNYGLKGFVLVRKVLIPAAFPSILTGLKVGWAFAWRTLIAAELVFGASSGKGGLGWYIFENRNQLETANVFSGLFFVILIGLFVENVVFASIEKRTIRRWGMQA
- a CDS encoding ABC transporter substrate-binding protein, with product MIRRTFLAMALAGAIGGLISAPTAARAEASAVRISHGYGILYLPLMVMRDQHLIEKQAKADGLGDIRINWLNIDGGNVINDAMLAGNLDIAGTGSPGFITLWSKAHGIPRSEVIGLGALGTSALWMNTNNPNVKSLKDFTTKDKIALPGVKTSLSAVMLQMAVAKEFGIKNYAKLDPITVSLPHPDALAALTSGKTEITAHFTSPPFSYLELEDPKISRVFSSTQVLGNITLTVIYALKQFADENPRLIRAFMKAQDQADAYIAKDKKGAAETFLRVSKIKMPQAEVEKILADPDTRFSTTPNGMMEYADFMSRAGTIKNKPAKWSDLFVSGLAGQNGS